The genomic DNA TGGTGACTTTCTTCTTGGCCTTATCCAGCACCTTGGCGTTGCTGTTGAGCCGCATGTTCCTCAGCTTGTAGAGCATCATGGTGTACAGGATGCAGATGGTCGAGACGGGGATGGCGAAGCCCAGGATCAGCGTGTAGATTCGGCTCGCTTTGAACCACAAACTCTCGGGGCTGGGAAAGCTGAGCACACAGCTCTTCCTGCCGTCGGTTGGGTTCATGTAGACGCCGGCGAAAACGCTGAAAGGCAGGACGATGAGGATGACCAGGATCCAGACGCAGAGCGAGATGATTTTGGCTGCTCGGTATGTGCGGTACGGCATGCGCTTGGACCTCACTGTGGCCAAAACCACTAGGTAGCGGTCAATGCTCATAACTGTCAGGAAATAGATGCTTGAGAAGATGTTGTAGTGGTCAATGCTCAGGATGACTTTGCACAAAACCTCGCCAAAAGGCCAGTAGTGCAGCAGGTGTTCGGCTATGTTGATCGGCAACACCAGAGTGAACAAGTCATCGGCAATGGCCAAGTTCAGGATGAACATGTTGGTGACCGTTTTCATCTTGGGGGCTTTGAGGATCACGTAGATGACAGCCGTGTTGCCTGTCAGCCCCACTGCGCAGATTACGGAGTAGATGACCGGTAAAATAATGTAAAGGTCAGCGTAGAAGTAAAACTCAGACGGAGGAGTGCAGTTGGGGTCAGTGTGGTTGCCTGATGCGAGGGAGTAGAAGTCCACCGAGTCGTTGCAGACTGGCGGTGGGGCACCACCAGGGATGGTCACGTTCTCCATGTTTTGAAGATGCACTAAGAGCCTCTTAGCATTTtgggacttaaaaaaaaaaatactcactgATCTGAtttcaaataaattataaattaggAGGAAAAAAGTGAAGAAGGCTGCTTTGTGCTGATGAGGGTGGTTTGGTGCCCAGCTCTACTTTTAATCTAAGATTTGGATATAAAATACCCGTctaaaaaaaggcttttaaaaaaagagtgcCTTGTacctttttgttctcttttaaatcataaatttgttttttagagAAACATTAGTGTACCGGATGTCACCCTAAAACGGTAATTATGCACAGTTCagcaaacaaaaatgtcaagttAAGGTGTGTTAACCCTCCATTACGTCACTGCGGAGTAGAGAGAAGATAGCAGTCTTTCCTCTTTTCCCAAACTGAGGTCCAGGGACTAACACCAAGTCAATGAGAACGTCGCAGCAGGTCCACTAATTTATTCAGTAGTTTCatagattttttgttgtttctgggacgttaaaaaaatagatatgtCAAATCTTTGCGTGCACTCTCACCTCCTCCAACTCACTGCAGTTACAGAGTGTGTCCGCGGTTAAATGTGGAATCTGTTTGGTTGTCGAGGGTGGGGGGATATTCATTTCCAATTCAAAACATTTGACACTTTGTTTTAATCTCCACTCGGGTTCTTTCCTTGACTTTTTCCTTGTCGGAGGTCggagtaaaaaaacacatcagatcTGCCGACTGCGTTTTGGTTttccttcccctcctcctctctctgactCAGTTCTCCCCCGGTGCCGGAGAGTTATTGAAAAAGGTTGACAGTGTCCAACAATAAGATTTAACGATGGTTAAGTTTGGTTTCCTCCCGGTGCTTCGTGTGCGCTCTGGAGCCGGTGCCAGGCTTTTTTACGCACGAGTGGCGCATCCCAGTACCTGGACAACAGAGAGATGTGCACATCAATTAGTTGCCGTGAACGCATTGTAAACATCTTCAGAGATTATGTTGGGTAGTATGTTTACGAATATGGTGCAACAGGTGCAGCTTTTACTGCCAATAGCCTTCAATCAATGAATCCCTAAGAGCACGGCAGGCTGAACTGGATCACATTCTGAAAAGCTGACGTTCTGGTTTTCTTTCTAAATGACGCGCATTATTAACACCATACCCACATTAACACCATAGCCACGCATCATACGTCTGGTTGTCAGAGTAAATGAACACGCGTTAGTTTCCTTAATTCATTCACAATAAAGTTTAACGCACCATTAAAATAATTCATGCATTTAACCATAAACTGGAACCATAATCATAAATGATCAACTCTAAAATGTAAGCTTAGAAGACTTACTGTATAATCAGTCGATACATAAAGTATTTACAGGTATTAATTAGTGCGTAGAGTGAGTTCAGGCGGGTTTACTGTCCTCGTGCCCCCGGGTAGAGTCCCTCTCCTTCGGTGTTACCTCTGTGTTAGACGCACTGCTCTCCAGCCTCTGAtccgcgctctctctctctctttttctctaccCCACTCTCCCTCCACCTCTTACTGTCTatatttctttccctctctctttctttctctctccccctccaccTCTCTTGCTGTCTATATttatttccctctctctttctctctctctctctccctccacctTTCTTGCTGTCTatatctctttccctctctctcttgattttaataattataaagAGATGAAGGCTGTTGATCAGTTCAGTAGGATTTGGGCCTCTGGTGATGTGTTGTCCTCTGTTGAATGAGTATGCCAAgcacttttaacatttaaaagctaagtCTGACTATCCGGAATTAACGTTGTAGATATCAACAGTCCTTCTGACTCATCATAATTACATTTTCGATATAAGATATCTAGATATTCAAGATATCTGTAACGTAATTGTGACTAGTCAAAACAACagagatatctgtaattcaaaactgaattacagatatctacgATGACgtcatttaaaacaacattcaacTCATCACACATCTTAAATGACCAttgcagatatctgtaattcagtttaATGAAAGTTAAAGATATCTCAGACGTCATTATGACTAGTGCCAATAACTGTGCATGACGTTGATCTATTTTACATATCCATAAATTTGTAATTTCCCCTCCCCGCTATAATCAAAGAAGAAGTGGGTTCATTTCCTTATTTTTGACAATGGAAGGAGAGAGTCATGGCGTTGGATGTAATCGAAAACCACCAGAAAATAGCGTGCAGTTGAACGAGCCCTCACACAGGGGATTTGTGGAGAGAGAAAACGTCGTTCTATTGAAAACTGTGAAAGAAATCTGGGAAGAATTGAACATTTGCTATCACcagacacaaacaatgaacttgtttgacttctgatcttctacagattgtgaacacatctcttctttcaggaatctttccacaggccctgaaaactgcagcaATCAAGCcactattaaaaaagaacaatctagacaagccactaatgagcaactataggccgatatcaaaccttccgtttttaagtaaaatcattgaaaaagtagtctttcaacaactcaaccatttcttgtcactaaacaacagttttgatacctttcagtcaggtttccgaccacaccacagcactgagacggctcttgtcaaagtccttaatgacatccaccttaacacagatagtggcaaaatttcaatcttagtactacttgatctcagtgctgcatttgacacggtcgaccatgacatattactaaaccgattggaaaactgtgttggcctttctggctcagtactaaactggtttgaatcctacctaaagaatagggattactttcaATAGGTagttatgcatctgagcgtacaaatatgacgtgcggagttccacAAGGCTCCATTCtagggcctcttctgtttaacatctacatgcttccactggcccagattatggaaaaccacaaaacaagttaccatagttatgcggacgacacacaaatttacataaccttatcgccaggggactatagtccaatacaaaaactgactaagtgcatcgaacaaataacgactggatgtgccagaactttctgaaattaaatgaaggaaaaactaggtggttgttttggagcaaaagaggaacgataaAAGTCTGCGCCAGcttcaaacaagaattaaaaaaacagaaaaagccagaaatcttggtgtagtcatggactcagccTGAATTTTAAccgccacattaagacaattacaaagtcagcctactatcacctaaagaacatatcaagggttaaaggacttatgtgtcaacaggattggaaaaactgtccatgctttcatcttcagtagacttgactactgaacggggtctttacaggtctccctaaaaaatcaatcagacagctgcagctgattcagaacgctgctgctcgagtcctcactaagaccaagagactggatcacatcactccagtcctcactaagaccaagagactggatcacatcactcctgtcctgaAGTCTTtaactggcttcctgtgtctcaaagaattgatttcaaagtactcttgctagtttataatcccttaacggtttaggtccaaaatacatttctgatctgctactacactatgaaccacccagacctctcaggtcatctgggacaggtctactttctgtcccagagtcagaactaaacagggtgaagcagctttcagtttctatgctctcatatctggaacaaactcccagaaacctgtagatccgctgctactctcagttcttttaatcaaggctgaagacctttctttttgatgctgcctttctttaatgactaatcatttctttaaatttcttatgctgcactgtaattttattcttgtgttttatgtgtcctaatgtttctattttgttttaactgtctattcatgtgttttatggtttttaatgctttgattttaactgtttgaacttgtgttttatctgtttaactgatttcgtgtaaagcactttgaattgccctgttgctgaaatgtgctatacaaataaagctgcttgCTTGCTTTGCCTTAAAAGCAGTTTGGCTGAACTGAAACATCTAATAGACTCATATTTCTATACTGGGGAAAATCGACGTTTCTCTGTCAGGCGCATTAGTTCACGTCAGTCTGTTTATCACTGCAGTCATTTATTATAATATGTATTAACGTTAAATGCAATCATTAAATGTATTGCTCTTACACCACTTTATTTTTGCAATTCCACAAGTCTCTCCATTTCCAGTGTAGCCTACTGCCTATTCATTAACAATATGCAATTTCAATGCATCTATGAGCATTGGTATGTTGATATGTcctataaattacaaaaaataaacagtccAATGCTGCTTAAACActtaaaccttttctttttgtagGGAGAAGAGGCAGAGAAGCTGTTGATGTTACCagagaacatgttttatttctgcCATACAATTGCAAAAACTGCTGAAATACTTGGATTTCTGTACAGGAAGTCAAAGTTGATGGGTATACCTGTTAGAGGTATGCTGTCTGCACTGGATGATGGTGAACTAGAACAACATGTGAGGCAACTTCAGAgacaatattctaattttggAAATGAGATGATATGTGGTGTGTGCCATTTCTCAGTGAATACAATGTGAATTCAGatcttttcaaaatgtttcagaCGATAAGGCCCCTTTAAGTGCACAGGGTGTGTTTGTTACACGGTCCAGGGTGTGTTTGTTACACGGTCCAGGGTGTGTTTGTTACAAGGTCCAGGGTGTGTTTGTTACACGGTCCACGGTGTGTTTGTTACACGGTTCAGGGTGTGCTTGTTACACGGTCCAGGGTGCATGAGAGGTTGACACGGGTGACTCCTACTGCTGCTGCAAGGACATGGAGCCGGACAGTTGCAAGACGCGTTCATAGCGTACCTTACCTCAATAGTTTGTGGCACATTAATGGGAACATGCGTCTTATAAGGTTATTAATTCCAGACTTGtcatactttttatatttaaaaaaaaaagaacttcagCAAGTGAAAAACCTGGAGTTTACAGCTATATTGGTTCCAGACTACTGTCAATAGTATTATGATTTTcaagtaatattttttttaacctttctaGATGGGGCTTTGTGATTCATGGTGCAATTGATGGATACTCCCCTCTGATTACGTGCCACAGCAGTGCTTTCTCAGTTTTTGAAATCAACAAGTCTCTACACCCTAGATCTGACCACGGTGGTGAAAACATGCTTGTGGCTTCATCATGCATCTAGTTGAAGGAATTGAACACCTTTGGCGTGATGTATTTTTGCATGTGTTACAGCTCTTTTACCTTATGTTCTACTCCTTAGAGGATTCAGAGGTTCTAAGCCCAGATGATGATCACTATGCATTGTTGATCTTCCTGAGATCCTGGGAAAATCCCTACAGCGACCAAAACCTTGATGCCAGCCTTGCACAGTATGGAATTCAACCACTGCCTACACTTGAGGAAGTTCCCAGCTGTTAATGTAGAGAACTGCTCCTCACTCAGCAACAACAGACATCTGCACACAACGCAATCCAACACATGTCTGATCTAAAGTTAAAATATCCGACTTGCTGTAATGCAATGGTCAGTATTTTGCAAACTCAGGTACAGTCCAATTCCAAGCCCAGCGACCAGTTTAATGGCTGCATACAGTGGGGCacaaatgtttgggcacccaggtaaaaaattgtattaatgtgcataaagaagccaagaaaagatggaaaaatctccaaaaggcatcaaatgacagattagacattcgtataataggtcacaaaaagttagattttttttccattatttacactttcaaaatatcagaaaacaaaaaaatggtgtctgcaaaagtttgagccccctgcagagtttctagcatgcgtgaaatggattcaataaaatttcagcaaattttggacactAACtcgatgccatctgtgaaaaagcggaagttaaagagaggacggcttctacaaatggataatgatcctaaacacacctcaaaatccacggtggattacatcaagaggcgtaaactgaaggttttgccatggccttctcaatctcctgacctcaacataatgtaaattctctggatagaccttaaaagagcagtgcatgacagacagcccagaaatgtcaaagaactggaagacttttggaagacgactgggcaaagatacctcaaacaagaagtaaagactcttggctggctacaagaagcgtttccaagctgggctacttgccaaaggggggtgAGCCCCACCGTATATTatcaaagacagaaagacatttttagttTCAACAGCTATAAGTAATATTTTCTGTTGAAAAATGGCAATTTGGACTGCAGCTGACGGTGCTAATGCCAGGTGGGCTGCAAGCGGGGGTGCCAGTCCAGACATTGGCTGTAGCTAACAGCActgttggtgttgtgttgtcttattttctttgtgttattTGTAGAAAAGTGGAAAGTGTCTAATTAGTATGAATGAGATTTAAATGTTGAATAAACTCTcaatgtatgaaaaaaaagaaacatcttaAGGTTTAAATGAAATACGAATCAGACAAGATTTGAaaatttatgaaaaagaaattaattaaattattttaaatctaATTATTTTTAACAAGATGAATAAACTGGTAATGCATGAAAAAATATGGAATGTTTAATGGCTTGAATGGGGATTTTAAATTAACAGTTAAGAAGAGGGGTTTAACTGTCAAAAATACTTAACATCAATCCACTAAGTAGAACAGCCACTGATTCATGGTGGGGACAGGTTACTAGGTTTCTGTTGGCCTAGTCTGTGTAcactatgtatgtatgcatcaaCATGAGCCAAACATATTAGCTGTTAAGTGTGATTTATCAAATTCATTGAATTATAAGCCCAAAAATCCTTATAGAAGGCTTGTAAAGGGTATCTATTTCATTAGACCAACCTCAACAGCGTCACCATAGTAACCTTGTATTATTAGCCAAATAATAccttgtaaaacttaaaatattttcatataaGTGACTTCAGTGATTCATTCAACAAATCATTCTATCAAATCAATTCTAAGCACAAACATGTAGCTCAAGTGAAAACTGAATTTCCATTAATCATTTTTACACACAGCAAAGTCCAAAGGTTGGAGCTTACAAGATTTCCTCCATCATGTGTTGTTTGAAGGCTCGACAGGAAGAGTGCAGGGGCAGGCGGAGTACAACAGAACAAGTATTTGCTTCTGGGGAGATTCTGTTGCCCTATGAAGGAACTGAATTTGTGGTCGGTGTTGAAATCCCAGTGGAGGCACTGTTGGGGCTCCAGCTGTAAACTCTGCTACTTTCTCAGGGTGACTGGACTGCAGTCTCCTTCTGTAACACAAGAAAGTGATTGTAACAGTTATCAGGTCCCTAAACACATTCATATGTTGATGTTATGGTAAggccatattgcccagccttcGTCTTTTGTTACTTTGGAGCAATTGGAAGTTTCAAACTGACAGAGGTCCTTTAGTGGTGAATATAACCACAAAAGCCTCAGTCAAGTACTTTTTTGGTTAAGTATGACAACAGAATATGACTTAGTTTAAGGGAGCTACCCATGTTCACAACCAGATTTCACAATGTTACTTCAACTATGGCATTTTCAGCATTTATTTTCCTGCCAACCACGACAACAAAATGGCCACTAATAATTGTACTCATGAAGTCCATgttattaaaatgtgtacagTAAATAGAATACCTTTATTTTCAATTAACCAATCACGCCAAAAGTATATTGTTGAGTTTTCTCGATATCTCCTATTGCTTCGCGGCCCAGAGAAGTCCACGTCATTCTGGAAACGATTTTGAGAATGACATaccagtgtttccctcaggtgGAGGATTTACTTGTGGTGGCAGGATGTGACGGCGCGGCGTGGGATGGCTGGGTCCAGGAAAAACTAGTCAAACAAAGGTTTATGAACTATTTATTCAAAACAATGACTAGGCCGTATTAAACATATCAGACTAAAAGATGATACCGATGAAGTGTAGCAATAATAATATGACCCATACAGACAGTTAAATGTTATTCAAGATCTAAACCCTGTCTCTGAAATAATATAAGACTAAAACAAAactaagtttaaaataaaatgtgttggatctttgtacattttttaaagtattttaatggTAATAACACTGTTTCATAGGCTGCTATAGCTACATGTCCTTGTTGCATTCATTAAGATCTTATCTAAGGATTTACCCCACCTATAAACACCAGCCTGACGGGTCGTTAGCGTACCTCCAGCCTTCATGCAGTAGTTCCAGTCTTGTTATCAAGTTTCCTACCTGTCTGTTTCCAAAAATTCTCACCTTGGGAATCTTCTGCCAGTTCTGTCTTGCCTCAGACCAGCATCTCCTCTGCTGACCCAGCTATCTCCAGAACCAACATCTCCACCGTCTGCTCTGCCATCACCAGACTTATCAACACTAATGCTTCAAACCCAGAGTCCCACACTAGCCATTGACTTTCATTATTCAATAAATAGATTATTTTCGCACCAATTCCAGTTTATATGTCTGAGTTCTGTCCCCAACCTTGACAAAGTCCATAAATACATGGATTCAGGCACGGAGAACGACCACTGAAGGATCCGTTGGCAA from Etheostoma spectabile isolate EspeVRDwgs_2016 chromosome 7, UIUC_Espe_1.0, whole genome shotgun sequence includes the following:
- the npbwr2b gene encoding neuropeptides B/W receptor type 2b; the protein is MENVTIPGGAPPPVCNDSVDFYSLASGNHTDPNCTPPSEFYFYADLYIILPVIYSVICAVGLTGNTAVIYVILKAPKMKTVTNMFILNLAIADDLFTLVLPINIAEHLLHYWPFGEVLCKVILSIDHYNIFSSIYFLTVMSIDRYLVVLATVRSKRMPYRTYRAAKIISLCVWILVILIVLPFSVFAGVYMNPTDGRKSCVLSFPSPESLWFKASRIYTLILGFAIPVSTICILYTMMLYKLRNMRLNSNAKVLDKAKKKVTIMVFIVLAVCLFCWTPFHLSTIVALTTDLRTTPLLIGISYFITSLSYANSCLNPFLYAFLDDSFRKAFKKMLECRPA